A single region of the Garra rufa chromosome 20, GarRuf1.0, whole genome shotgun sequence genome encodes:
- the diras1a gene encoding GTP-binding protein Di-Ras1a: MPEQSNDYRVVVFGAGGVGKSSLVLRFVKGTFRDTYIPTVEDTYRQVISCDKSVCTLEITDTTGSHQFPAMQRLSISKGHAFILVYSITSRQSLEELKPIYQQVLAIKGNVENIPIMLVGNKSDETQREVETKEGEAQANTWKCAFMETSAKTNTNVKELFQELLNLDKKRDMSLNMRSSKQRRADKLKAKCSVM; encoded by the coding sequence ATGCCAGAGCAGAGCAACGATTACCGGGTGGTGGTGTTTGGAGCAGGAGGAGTGGGCAAGAGCTCCCTGGTTCTGCGCTTCGTGAAAGGCACCTTCAGGGACACCTACATCCCGACGGTGGAGGACACGTACCGACAGGTCATCAGCTGCGACAAGAGCGTATGCACTCTGGAGATCACCGACACCACTGGCAGCCACCAGTTCCCTGCTATGCAGCGTCTGTCCATCTCCAAAGGCCACGCCTTCATCCTGGTCTACTCCATCACCAGCAGGCAGTCGCTGGAGGAGCTGAAGCCTATCTACCAGCAAGTGCTGGCCATCAAAGGTAACGTGGAGAACATCCCCATCATGCTTGTTGGCAACAAGAGCGACGAGACCCAGCGCGAGGTGGAGACCAAGGAGGGCGAAGCTCAGGCGAACACCTGGAAATGCGCATTCATGGAAACATCAGCCAAGACCAACACCAACGTGAAGGAGCTTTTTCAGGAGCTCCTGAACCTGGATAAGAAGCGTGACATGAGTCTGAACATGCGCTCCAGCAAGCAGAGACGTGCAGACAAGCTGAAGGCGAAGTGCAGTGTGATGTAG